The genome window ATGAAGCAGATCCTCATATTCCGAGTCGGCCTGCTCTTATGCCTAATTATAACGACAACCCACGATATCCTTCTTGTGCAACAGGGGGGGCACCAGCGGACCATGGGAACCAGCGATGATCTACTCAATGCACTCCAGTGTCGTAATGGAGGAAAGATGACACCAACTAACTAGTGCCGGTTCGTGTATACATATCCATATATACAAATCACTGCAACATCGTGTGTAAAATGTCTTTCTTCATTTGAAGTTGGACCTTTCCCCAGACAATTCAGAGAACGTATTCATCATTTGACAGATATTATAAAGTAGTACATTGTGTGTATTCTGCTAGGACGACGAGCCGAGTTTGGTTTGCTTTTTTACATACATACATCCATACATACAGGCCCTCCTCTTGTATTCCGATCCCGTCTTCTCGTTAGAGCCATTATCAGAAACTAAAGCTGAGTCTGGCCGCAATTCCAATGCCAGTTGGTGATGTACAAGATAAGAGGGAAAACGATGATAATGAAAAGAACAAAATTACAAcactcttttcttctctcgTTTCTCTCCTTTATTCTGCTTTTCCTGCTCTGCTCCATTGAGGAGCAGAGCAGTCAAGATTGGTTCAAGAGCCCGAGCCCGTGACCAAAAGCGATCGACATTGTTTGGTGTTTCCAAGTTATGTTCCGCCTTTCTCCTTCGAGTCTATCCTTCCATCCGTATATGGCTGTTACTggtctttcttttcttcattATTGTCAGGTTGAACGGGACGCTGTCGCATGGTGACCATTTGCCAGAAACCCATAGATCAAAATCAGTGCTGAATCTACAACACCTCACCAATGATCTTAGCGGCCTCACGGTAGGTTTGAAGCAGGCGCTCGCACTTCTCACGCTCCTTCTTGACGCCATCATCCTCGTAAAGGAGCTCCTCAAAAAGAGATTCCTTGTAGAGCTCGCTAACGAGGCGGTTCTGAACGACGTCCTTACAGTGGTTAACGAGGAGGTGCATGACAGCTTTAGGGACCTGGTCGGCGATGGACTCGCGAACAATGTTGAAGTAGGAAGAGATAAGAGCTCGGATAAGCTCCGTCTCCATGGCCTCGCGATCTGTCATAGCTGGCTCCGCGGATTCACCCTGGTGGTGGGGGTTAGTTTCGTGTGAGAAGAGGAGACCGGGCACCTGTAGATCCTCGGAACTTACCATCTGGGATGCCAAGCCGTAGTTCTTCCCTGTTCTATCGTACAAGTCATCCTCGGGGGCCATTGTTGTCGCTGTAGATGGCCGGGCAAACTCCCTCTCCCGACGCACAATAGGGAAGCTTGTCTCCGAGTTTTGGCTGATATGTCGTCCGTTAGGCATATTGGGCATGGCGCCAGGGCTGGGAAGGGGACCGCCAATGGTCTGGCCATCCTTGCCGAAAAAGTAGTTCAAGAAGGAATCTCGGGCACCTCCGAGTCCCTGTTGGTTGAGTCGAGCAGGTGAAGCTGAACGAAGAGTGCCGTTTAAATGCGTCGCGTTCATAGTGGCAGCAAGGCTGGAGGTTCCGTTCTCGCGGACTGAAAGAGAAGGCGATATGCTTCGAGGAGGCTTCGTGGCCTTGGTTCTTCCTGACTTGGTCTTTTCAGGCTTATCAAGAGGGCCACTGACACCGTCCTCATTTTCAGGGCCATCACCATCGGCCTCAAGCTCCTGCAGACGCCGCTTCTCTCGGCGCTCGCGCTCCTCCTGGATCAGCCTTTTCCGTTCTCGCTCCTGCTTTGCACTGACTACGTTACTCATGGCGGCGGCTGCGCCAAGGAAGTTAGGGTGATTAGTATTGATATAGGCGCGTTGGATAGAGATGAGTGATTCGACATATGACGAAGCAGGACCAAGACGCTCACGGAGCAAGTCTGAGACTGtctcgatgagcttggcCTGAAGTCTGGGATATCGTGAAAGCTCGGTGGAGCCACAAGTGTGGCAAATCTTGATCAGCTCTTCGTACACAAGTTCAACACAACGTTGACTAGGAATTTCCAGAAGCTTGATCTGAGGCTTCACCAGAAGATCGAAAGCCATCTCCGGCACAAAAAGACTGGGTCGGGGTCCAGTAGAGTTTCGGATCGCGGTCCGGATATCGAGGGCGGAGAGGTTGGATGTAGGGTCGATAGTGTCAAGTGCGCTGCCGAAGACAGAATTGAAAATGTAGTAAATACGAGCGCCGCCACATAACTCCTTGGTAGAAATCTCGGTCGAGGTACCGTCAATGGAAGAAATGAAAGAGTTGGCGAAGCGCGTCATTTGCTGGAGGATGAGAGAGCCACGGTGCTCCTTTCCACTGAAATGCATGTCACCATAACTGGCCAACTCCTGTTGCGTCTGCCCCATAAGAGTGTTGAGTCGAGCTTTGATGTCGGGCAAACGCTCACGGATATGACCCATCAGAGTAGTGTTGAGGGTCTTAGCCAGGTAGTGAGTGCCACATCGAATGGAGATGTTACGATAGGCAGGATGGTGCTTGAAAAAGTCAGCCTCGGCCTGGAGAGCATCCTCCATAGGCTTGTTTCCCTGAATATCCTGCTGCGATCGATTGACAACGCCGATAAAACCAAGTTTTAGAGGATAGACGCGGCCTGAAAGAATATCTAGAGCGTTTGTGCCATGATCCATGAGGTCAACCTTTGTCAAGACACCAATAGTCCTTCGGCCAAGGGGGTCAACATGGCGGGCGAGTTTGAGGGCTTCCGAGTTAACGATATCGACGTTGGCGGGAGACACGGCGAGGATAATACTGTTAGGCTTGGCAATATATTCGGAAATAAGGTTTCGAGTCTGCTTCTCAATATCGGTAGGCTGGTCGCCAATGGGGACCTATGGATGGGCTATGATCAGTAATGTCCAGGGGTAAAGCGAAGCTAAAGATCATGGAGGTGGA of Fusarium oxysporum Fo47 chromosome I, complete sequence contains these proteins:
- a CDS encoding Dynamin central region-domain-containing protein, yielding MAALGEDLLTTVNKLQDLVFNTIGSDSLDLPQIVVVGSQSAGKSSVLENIVGRDFLPRGAGICTRRPLILQLINVTEDENAPDPASDPYRSPGAARRSEWAEFHHIPNRRFNDFGDVKREIENETSRVAGNNKGINRQPINLKIYSPHVLNLTLVDLPGLTKVPIGDQPTDIEKQTRNLISEYIAKPNSIILAVSPANVDIVNSEALKLARHVDPLGRRTIGVLTKVDLMDHGTNALDILSGRVYPLKLGFIGVVNRSQQDIQGNKPMEDALQAEADFFKHHPAYRNISIRCGTHYLAKTLNTTLMGHIRERLPDIKARLNTLMGQTQQELASYGDMHFSGKEHRGSLILQQMTRFANSFISSIDGTSTEISTKELCGGARIYYIFNSVFGSALDTIDPTSNLSALDIRTAIRNSTGPRPSLFVPEMAFDLLVKPQIKLLEIPSQRCVELVYEELIKICHTCGSTELSRYPRLQAKLIETVSDLLRERLGPASSYVESLISIQRAYINTNHPNFLGAAAAMSNVVSAKQERERKRLIQEERERREKRRLQELEADGDGPENEDGVSGPLDKPEKTKSGRTKATKPPRSISPSLSVRENGTSSLAATMNATHLNGTLRSASPARLNQQGLGGARDSFLNYFFGKDGQTIGGPLPSPGAMPNMPNGRHISQNSETSFPIVRREREFARPSTATTMAPEDDLYDRTGKNYGLASQMGESAEPAMTDREAMETELIRALISSYFNIVRESIADQVPKAVMHLLVNHCKDVVQNRLVSELYKESLFEELLYEDDGVKKEREKCERLLQTYREAAKIIGEVL